The Flavobacterium sp. 123 genome contains a region encoding:
- a CDS encoding TraR/DksA C4-type zinc finger protein — protein sequence MVDEMTRYSDADLAEFKEIILKKIQKAQADLDLIKSAYMNDLNNGTDDTSPTFKAFEEGSETMSKEANSQLAIRQEKFIRDLKNALFRVENKTYGICKVTGKLIGKERLKIVPHATMSIEAKNLQR from the coding sequence ATGGTAGATGAAATGACAAGATACTCTGATGCAGATTTAGCAGAGTTCAAAGAGATAATCCTTAAAAAAATTCAAAAAGCACAAGCAGATTTAGATTTAATCAAAAGTGCTTATATGAATGATTTGAATAATGGGACGGACGACACTTCACCTACTTTTAAAGCTTTTGAAGAAGGAAGCGAAACGATGTCGAAAGAAGCTAATTCACAATTAGCAATCCGTCAAGAGAAATTCATTCGTGATTTGAAGAATGCACTTTTCCGTGTTGAGAATAAAACCTACGGAATTTGCAAAGTAACAGGTAAATTAATCGGCAAAGAAAGATTAAAAATCGTTCCTCATGCTACAATGAGTATTGAAGCTAAAAATTTACAACGATAA